From Desmospora profundinema, a single genomic window includes:
- a CDS encoding S8 family peptidase, translating to MLLAVFLLAVALVLPSAASATPEVKAEPNYVPDELIVKFKPGIAGQAKSSIHAQEEAKVVSRNHAVGLEVVKLEKGQSVQKAIQAYEKNPNVEYAEPNYIVKVDWTPNDPAFSTQQWGPQRIQAPRAWDITRSSSNIRIAVIDTGVQYNHPDLSGKVIRGYNFVERNWNPYDGNGHGTHVAGIAAAITNNGIGMAGMAPNARIFAVRVLNNSGSGTLANVVNGITHAADNGSHVINLSLGSTSGASSLESAVNYAWNRGSVVVAAAGNAGNTSPHYPAYYANALSVAATTSSDAKAWFSTYGTWVDVAAPGHSIYSTFPTNTYRSLSGTSMAAPHVAGLAGLLAAQGRSNSQIRTAIQNSADRISGTGFYWRYGRVNAYRAVTY from the coding sequence ATGCTGTTAGCTGTATTTCTGTTGGCCGTCGCCTTGGTTCTGCCATCAGCCGCATCCGCCACACCGGAGGTAAAAGCCGAGCCGAATTATGTGCCGGATGAGTTGATCGTCAAGTTTAAACCGGGCATCGCCGGACAAGCCAAATCGTCCATACATGCCCAAGAAGAAGCCAAAGTGGTTTCACGAAACCACGCCGTCGGCCTTGAAGTGGTGAAGCTTGAAAAAGGTCAATCCGTCCAAAAAGCGATCCAAGCCTACGAAAAAAACCCCAACGTGGAATACGCGGAGCCCAACTATATCGTGAAGGTGGATTGGACCCCCAATGACCCCGCCTTCTCCACCCAGCAATGGGGACCGCAACGGATTCAAGCCCCGCGAGCCTGGGATATCACTCGCAGCAGCAGCAACATCCGCATCGCGGTTATCGATACGGGTGTCCAATACAATCACCCGGACTTGAGCGGAAAAGTGATCCGGGGCTACAACTTTGTGGAACGCAACTGGAATCCCTATGACGGGAACGGCCACGGCACCCATGTTGCTGGAATTGCCGCTGCCATTACCAACAACGGAATCGGCATGGCGGGGATGGCCCCCAACGCTCGGATCTTCGCCGTACGCGTGCTGAACAATTCCGGCAGCGGAACCCTGGCTAATGTGGTCAACGGCATTACCCACGCCGCCGACAACGGATCCCACGTCATCAACTTAAGCCTGGGTTCGACCAGTGGCGCCTCATCCCTGGAAAGCGCGGTCAACTATGCCTGGAACCGGGGGTCCGTCGTGGTGGCCGCCGCCGGTAACGCCGGAAACACATCGCCCCATTACCCCGCTTACTATGCCAACGCCCTCTCTGTCGCCGCCACTACCTCTTCCGACGCCAAAGCCTGGTTCTCCACATACGGCACGTGGGTGGACGTAGCCGCGCCCGGACACAGTATCTATTCTACCTTTCCCACCAACACCTACCGCAGTCTGAGCGGAACCTCCATGGCCGCTCCCCATGTGGCGGGATTGGCGGGACTACTGGCTGCCCAAGGCCGCAGCAACAGCCAGATTCGCACCGCCATTCAGAACAGTGCGGACCGCATCTCCGGCACAGGCTTTTACTGGCGCTACGGCCGGGTCAACGCTTATCGGGCTGTCACTTATTAA
- a CDS encoding NfeD family protein, with product MEFLQEPFGAGLIVFLAGMLLVTEFLVKARGLAGISGLVLLGLYAFAQNPTWNTWSIGLLVVGLLLLLLDGKLIQDGTIAGIGLIFMLIGLVVPTGDWLTGTVVGFMWFMGIGMGFFSLKVLPRRDVWDRIVLKSALTRETGYSSVNERYRDLIGKEAVTLTDFRPSGTIELEGARYSAISRGMWIKKDTRVQVVSVDGTRILVDEVSDEKRESKSTS from the coding sequence ATGGAATTCTTGCAAGAGCCTTTCGGTGCCGGTTTGATCGTTTTTTTGGCCGGAATGTTGTTGGTGACGGAATTTCTGGTGAAAGCACGGGGGTTGGCGGGAATCTCCGGTCTGGTGTTGCTGGGGCTGTATGCCTTTGCCCAAAATCCAACTTGGAATACCTGGTCCATTGGACTATTGGTGGTCGGTTTGCTGCTGCTATTGTTGGACGGAAAACTGATCCAGGACGGTACCATCGCCGGGATCGGACTCATCTTTATGCTGATCGGTTTGGTGGTTCCAACTGGGGATTGGTTGACGGGTACGGTAGTGGGCTTTATGTGGTTTATGGGAATCGGAATGGGCTTTTTCTCCCTTAAAGTATTGCCCCGCCGCGATGTGTGGGATCGAATCGTGCTTAAAAGTGCTTTAACCCGTGAGACCGGTTACAGTTCGGTCAATGAGCGATACCGGGATTTGATCGGCAAAGAGGCCGTCACCCTGACGGATTTTAGGCCATCCGGTACGATCGAATTGGAGGGAGCCCGTTACAGTGCCATCTCCCGGGGAATGTGGATCAAAAAGGATACCCGTGTTCAGGTGGTGTCTGTGGACGGCACCCGGATTTTAGTTGATGAAGTGAGCGATGAAAAGCGGGAATCGAAAAGCACTTCGTAA
- a CDS encoding endonuclease MutS2 yields the protein MDSHTLRTLEYDRIIEQLEKSASSEVSRRKLSRLTPSPDVAEVRQRLASTQEGLDVLRLRGDLPLEGLQDIRSALRRANIGGVLSPSELLQVASTAACEKQVRKLIEGIDEEERPLPILRGLTDGLEELSSLARIIRNAIDEEGRVMDQASPELARIRRAILQLQAGIRASLEQILRSPHYQKMLQEGIITQRNDRYVVPVKQEYRGAFSGIIHDQSASGQTLFIEPESVVNQNNRMRELELDERREVERILGELTLAVQENSDALEHNLDLLTQWDVIFAKSRLGKRLKGICPHLDKEGSVELKQARHPLIAMDDVVPIDVSLDGHTQAIIITGPNTGGKTVTLKTIGLLSLMAQSGIPIPAEEGSRVAVFKDVFADIGDEQSIEQNLSTFSSHMTHIIRILERIDSSSLVLLDELGAGTDPTEGAALAIAILDHIIKQGSRLVATTHYTELKVFAHARKGVINASVEFDVETLSPTYRLLVGVPGRSNAFEIARRLGLPDQVVQEAKAQISHDENRLEEMIGSLATDTRTASEKRKEAEALRREADQLLSDLKAQWRLWEEEKEKLKEAARRDAQSVVARAKRESEAVLEELRQWTREQRGSIKEHQLIEARKRLEEAAPEADWPRPVTGTESEKNRSIAVGDEVFIRTFGQKGQVIEALGEDAFQVQVGAMKMKVDRNNLEWRSTPKRDEAVKGSTSYRRSSSSVRHELDLRGKLVEEAIPEIDKYLDDALLAGYEQITLIHGKGTGALRNGVQRYLDRHARVETYRSGGQGEGGLGVTVVQLR from the coding sequence TTGGATTCGCACACGTTGCGTACACTGGAATATGATCGTATCATTGAACAATTGGAAAAATCAGCATCCTCGGAAGTATCCAGACGAAAGTTATCCCGCTTGACACCTTCCCCCGATGTGGCAGAGGTTCGCCAGCGTTTGGCATCTACTCAAGAGGGATTGGATGTTCTTCGTTTACGGGGGGACTTGCCGCTGGAGGGCTTGCAGGATATTCGCTCCGCATTGCGTCGTGCAAATATCGGTGGAGTACTTTCCCCTTCTGAACTGCTGCAAGTGGCCAGCACTGCCGCCTGCGAAAAACAGGTACGGAAACTGATTGAAGGGATCGATGAAGAAGAGAGGCCGCTTCCTATCCTGCGGGGGTTGACTGATGGATTGGAGGAGCTCTCTTCCTTGGCGCGCATTATTCGAAACGCTATTGATGAAGAGGGGCGGGTGATGGATCAGGCGAGTCCAGAGCTGGCCAGAATTCGCCGCGCCATCCTGCAGTTGCAGGCGGGGATCCGTGCTTCACTGGAACAGATTTTGCGTTCCCCTCACTATCAAAAGATGTTGCAGGAAGGGATTATCACTCAGCGAAACGATCGTTACGTGGTGCCGGTTAAACAAGAGTACCGCGGTGCGTTCAGCGGGATTATTCATGACCAATCGGCTTCCGGCCAAACGCTGTTTATCGAACCGGAATCGGTGGTAAACCAGAACAACCGCATGCGGGAACTGGAGTTGGACGAGAGGCGGGAAGTGGAACGGATCCTTGGTGAACTGACACTGGCTGTACAGGAGAATTCTGATGCACTGGAGCATAATCTGGATTTGTTGACCCAGTGGGATGTCATTTTCGCAAAGTCCCGATTGGGAAAGCGGTTAAAAGGCATCTGTCCTCACTTAGATAAGGAAGGTTCTGTTGAGTTAAAGCAAGCGCGTCACCCGTTAATTGCCATGGATGATGTCGTACCGATCGATGTCAGCCTGGACGGGCATACACAAGCGATCATTATTACGGGGCCCAATACCGGAGGCAAAACCGTCACCTTAAAAACAATCGGGCTCTTGTCTTTGATGGCGCAGTCGGGAATTCCCATTCCGGCGGAAGAAGGCAGCCGAGTGGCGGTTTTTAAAGACGTGTTTGCCGACATCGGGGATGAACAGAGCATTGAGCAGAATCTAAGTACGTTTTCTTCCCATATGACCCATATCATCCGGATATTAGAGCGAATAGATTCTTCCAGCTTGGTGCTGTTGGATGAACTGGGTGCCGGAACGGATCCCACCGAAGGCGCCGCTTTGGCCATTGCCATTTTGGATCATATTATTAAACAGGGGTCTCGTTTGGTGGCTACGACCCATTATACGGAACTGAAAGTGTTCGCCCATGCCCGGAAAGGGGTCATCAACGCCAGCGTAGAGTTCGATGTGGAGACGTTAAGTCCTACCTACCGGCTGTTGGTGGGAGTTCCAGGTCGAAGCAACGCCTTTGAAATCGCTCGACGATTGGGCTTGCCGGATCAGGTGGTTCAGGAAGCGAAGGCCCAGATCAGTCATGATGAAAATCGTCTGGAGGAGATGATCGGTTCCCTGGCTACGGATACCCGGACCGCATCGGAAAAGCGGAAAGAAGCGGAAGCGCTTCGCAGGGAAGCGGATCAACTGTTGTCCGACCTAAAGGCCCAATGGCGTCTCTGGGAAGAAGAGAAAGAGAAGTTGAAAGAAGCGGCACGACGCGATGCCCAATCAGTCGTCGCACGGGCGAAAAGGGAATCCGAAGCCGTTTTGGAGGAGTTGCGTCAATGGACGCGGGAACAACGGGGAAGTATCAAGGAGCACCAGTTGATCGAAGCGCGTAAACGGTTGGAAGAGGCTGCTCCTGAAGCGGATTGGCCCCGGCCCGTCACCGGAACGGAATCGGAGAAGAATCGTTCTATTGCGGTGGGGGACGAAGTTTTCATCCGTACGTTTGGCCAAAAAGGACAAGTGATTGAGGCTTTGGGGGAGGATGCATTCCAGGTTCAGGTAGGAGCGATGAAGATGAAAGTGGATCGCAACAACCTGGAGTGGCGATCCACACCAAAACGGGATGAAGCCGTTAAGGGAAGTACCTCTTACCGCCGTTCCTCCTCATCGGTCCGTCATGAACTGGACCTTCGAGGAAAATTGGTGGAGGAAGCGATTCCTGAAATTGATAAATATCTGGATGATGCCCTTCTCGCTGGTTATGAACAAATTACGCTGATTCACGGAAAAGGAACAGGTGCCCTTCGAAACGGTGTGCAACGCTATTTGGATCGTCACGCAAGAGTAGAGACTTACCGTTCCGGCGGACAGGGTGAAGGGGGATTGGGAGTAACGGTTGTTCAACTGAGATGA
- the sleB gene encoding spore cortex-lytic enzyme gives MDAKTKKVLWDATKPWAPGVSNRIYHKGDKGGYVWELQRRLQFIGFYAGKIDGQFGRQTDRAVRDFQYRFGLKVDGKVGPRTKLKLWRATRGWSPEAAEGEAERRPGPAAEAPPVTQAKPMERVPRSNAGLSKQDIQIMAQAVHAEARGETYVGQVAVAAVILNRLENDEFPNNPSAIIYEPLAFEAVADGQINMQPNEQARKAVYDAINGWDPSEGAIYYFNPDTATSGWIWGRPQIKRIGKHIFAR, from the coding sequence GTGGATGCGAAAACAAAAAAGGTGCTGTGGGATGCTACCAAACCCTGGGCTCCGGGTGTCAGCAACCGGATTTACCACAAAGGGGATAAAGGCGGCTATGTATGGGAGTTGCAACGTCGATTACAATTCATCGGCTTTTACGCCGGTAAGATCGATGGCCAATTCGGCAGGCAGACAGACCGTGCTGTTCGCGATTTTCAATATCGTTTCGGATTGAAAGTGGATGGAAAAGTGGGTCCCCGTACCAAGTTGAAACTGTGGCGAGCCACTCGCGGATGGTCTCCGGAAGCAGCGGAGGGTGAGGCTGAACGGCGACCGGGACCGGCTGCAGAAGCTCCCCCCGTCACCCAGGCCAAACCGATGGAGCGGGTTCCCCGATCCAATGCAGGGTTGTCGAAGCAGGATATTCAAATCATGGCTCAGGCGGTACATGCGGAAGCCCGGGGGGAAACGTATGTGGGGCAAGTGGCAGTGGCGGCAGTCATACTCAACCGCTTGGAAAACGATGAATTTCCCAATAACCCCTCTGCCATCATCTATGAACCGCTGGCATTTGAAGCGGTGGCGGACGGACAGATCAATATGCAACCCAATGAGCAAGCGCGTAAGGCGGTATACGATGCCATAAACGGTTGGGATCCCAGTGAAGGGGCGATATACTACTTCAACCCGGATACGGCTACGTCTGGCTGGATTTGGGGACGTCCGCAAATCAAAAGAATCGGCAAACACATCTTCGCACGGTGA
- the polX gene encoding DNA polymerase/3'-5' exonuclease PolX — translation MRSGQLAAILKELADMMELKGENPFKVNAYRRAARAVENSRVPIDALERPEELPGVGKGTAAVIREIMETGQSKQLDEIRNLLPAGLPELMRLPGLGPKSIHVLYRELGVTGIEELRQAVEAGRVRHLPGFGEKKERNLAEGIRKWNKRPVRTLLIHALPVAETLEKRLRQIPQVERVEPAGSLRRRKETVKDLDFVVATEHPAVVAERITAMPEVTQVLNHGETKVSVMVEMGLAIQVDVRLVQPEQFVSALHHFTGSKEHNVRIRQRAKELGWKVSEYGIFDPEKEEVFTFREEREMFDKLGLPFVVPELREDRGEVDIPTLPELLGIEDYRGDLHMHTRWSDGSATVEEMAIAAQKRGYAYIAITDHSQSLKVASGLTADDLKRQREEIDQVNDRLDGMTVLAGVEMDILPDGSLDYPDEVLQELDLVIASIHSGFRQDEETLTSRMIAAMENPYVHIIAHPTGRLINRRDPYGLDLDRVFEAAKRTGTVLELNANPHRLDLNDWYLKRGKEEYGLRFSINTDAHTPEMLSHIGVGIATARRGWLEAEDVINTYSIDRLKDWLAQKRGG, via the coding sequence ATGAGAAGCGGTCAACTAGCCGCCATTTTAAAGGAATTGGCTGACATGATGGAGTTGAAAGGGGAGAATCCCTTTAAAGTGAATGCTTATCGCCGGGCTGCCCGGGCGGTGGAAAACAGTCGGGTTCCCATCGATGCCTTGGAGAGACCGGAAGAGTTGCCTGGTGTGGGTAAGGGCACGGCTGCGGTAATTCGGGAAATCATGGAAACAGGACAGTCAAAGCAGTTGGATGAGATCCGAAACCTATTGCCCGCAGGCTTGCCGGAGCTGATGAGACTGCCGGGATTGGGACCCAAATCGATTCATGTTCTGTATCGGGAACTGGGTGTGACGGGGATCGAAGAATTGCGTCAAGCGGTGGAGGCGGGGCGAGTTCGTCACCTACCCGGTTTTGGTGAGAAAAAGGAACGCAACCTGGCAGAGGGAATCCGGAAATGGAATAAGCGGCCTGTACGGACACTGTTGATCCATGCATTGCCGGTGGCGGAGACCCTTGAGAAACGGTTGCGTCAGATCCCTCAGGTGGAGCGGGTGGAACCGGCGGGAAGTCTGAGACGCAGAAAGGAAACGGTTAAAGATCTGGATTTTGTCGTGGCAACGGAACATCCCGCAGTCGTGGCAGAGAGGATCACGGCGATGCCGGAGGTTACTCAGGTGTTGAACCATGGTGAAACCAAGGTGAGTGTTATGGTGGAGATGGGGCTGGCGATTCAAGTGGATGTCCGGCTGGTTCAACCGGAACAATTTGTTTCGGCTCTTCATCATTTTACGGGTTCCAAGGAGCATAATGTGCGGATTCGGCAACGGGCCAAGGAACTGGGGTGGAAGGTGAGCGAGTATGGAATTTTCGATCCGGAAAAGGAGGAGGTCTTTACCTTCCGGGAAGAACGGGAGATGTTTGATAAACTGGGTCTTCCTTTTGTGGTGCCGGAGTTGCGGGAGGACCGGGGAGAGGTGGATATTCCGACGTTGCCGGAGTTGTTGGGTATTGAAGATTACCGGGGCGACCTTCATATGCATACTCGCTGGAGTGATGGATCCGCGACGGTGGAGGAGATGGCGATTGCAGCCCAAAAAAGAGGATACGCCTACATTGCCATTACCGATCATTCTCAATCCCTAAAAGTGGCAAGCGGATTGACGGCGGATGATTTGAAACGGCAGCGGGAAGAGATTGATCAGGTTAATGACCGGCTGGATGGAATGACCGTATTGGCAGGAGTGGAAATGGATATCCTGCCTGACGGAAGTCTCGATTATCCCGATGAAGTCTTGCAGGAGCTGGATTTGGTTATCGCTTCCATTCATAGTGGCTTCAGACAGGATGAAGAGACGTTAACCAGTCGCATGATCGCTGCCATGGAAAATCCCTATGTCCATATCATCGCCCATCCGACGGGAAGGCTGATTAACCGGCGTGATCCCTATGGTCTTGATCTGGACCGGGTGTTTGAAGCTGCGAAACGGACAGGCACTGTACTGGAATTAAACGCAAACCCCCACCGTCTCGATTTGAATGATTGGTATCTGAAGCGGGGCAAGGAAGAATACGGCCTACGCTTTTCCATCAATACTGATGCTCACACGCCGGAGATGTTGTCCCATATTGGTGTGGGAATCGCCACTGCCCGCAGGGGATGGCTGGAGGCAGAGGATGTGATCAATACCTATTCCATCGACCGTTTAAAGGATTGGTTGGCCCAAAAGCGGGGTGGCTGA
- a CDS encoding CvpA family protein — MSWMDVVIVLLLIGALLQGYRKGLIKEASALLGVIVALYLAWRFSSELSESLAGVIPLPESLSGGVWGLLPLEQAIYTLLAFVLIFVVVRILLSVVASVLTQLFRVPVLAQINGVGGAVLGLLKVLLVILVVVNLLATLPWESGQTAVQQSTLSQSLLELTPELGSQAETKDPS; from the coding sequence ATGAGCTGGATGGATGTAGTGATTGTTCTGTTGTTGATTGGAGCCCTGTTACAGGGTTACCGCAAAGGTTTGATCAAAGAGGCGTCCGCTCTTCTGGGAGTGATTGTTGCTCTGTATCTGGCTTGGCGGTTCAGTAGCGAACTCTCTGAGAGTCTGGCGGGGGTGATCCCCCTGCCGGAGAGCCTCAGTGGCGGTGTGTGGGGTTTGCTGCCATTGGAACAAGCGATCTATACTCTTTTGGCCTTTGTGCTGATTTTTGTGGTTGTCCGAATTTTACTTTCCGTCGTAGCATCCGTGCTGACCCAACTGTTCCGCGTACCGGTGTTGGCGCAGATTAACGGTGTCGGGGGTGCGGTGCTGGGTTTATTAAAGGTGCTTTTGGTTATTCTGGTAGTGGTCAACCTATTGGCTACTCTTCCCTGGGAATCCGGACAGACTGCGGTGCAACAGTCGACTCTCAGTCAGAGTCTATTGGAGTTAACTCCGGAATTGGGAAGCCAGGCTGAAACAAAGGATCCATCCTGA
- the zapA gene encoding cell division protein ZapA has protein sequence MSKNRQTVEIYGQMYNIVGKASPTYVREVARQVDESMRAIAQGNPRLDTTKLAVLSAVNMTDAYMKLKQEHEEILHLIEDDQP, from the coding sequence ATGAGTAAAAATAGACAAACCGTTGAGATTTACGGTCAAATGTACAATATCGTGGGGAAAGCAAGCCCCACCTACGTACGGGAAGTCGCGCGGCAAGTGGATGAGAGCATGCGCGCCATCGCCCAGGGAAATCCCCGTCTGGATACGACCAAGTTGGCGGTGCTTTCCGCCGTCAACATGACGGATGCGTATATGAAATTGAAACAAGAGCACGAGGAGATCCTGCATCTTATCGAAGATGATCAACCATGA
- the pheT gene encoding phenylalanine--tRNA ligase subunit beta has protein sequence MRVSYQWLRKYVDLEGVTPRQLAEALTRGGIEVDIVEARNEGLSHVVVGLVETVDPHPNADKLRVCRVDTGGEEKLGIVCGAANVAAGQKVPVALHGATLPGGIKIKKSKLRGVASQGMICSAKELGMPEKLLPKAQQEGILVLPEAAEVGQPTEEVLGLNDYVLELDLTPNRSDCLSMTGVAYEVAAVLDRTVTLPETLDVPQGDEIQVELVLEAEEDCGLYGAQVLDGIRIGTSPQWLQNRLLAAGIRPINNVVDVTNYVMLEWGQPLHAFDYDKLSGDEIVVRKANAGETITTLDGVTRACDDETLLITDGERPIAIAGVMGGEDSEVGAHTTRILLESAWFSPTSVRRTARKLGLRSEASNRFEKGVDPAGIRLALKRAVELLMELADARPVSPTTVEQLAAIEDVTITLRHQRLNGMLGVKIDESTVCDIFRRLDFPVKVEGEVYQVEVPSRRPDISIEVDLIEEVARLFGYDRIPKTLPWGQQSPGALTPEQRLRRVIRQTLRHAGLSEVINYSLTSKSRLEELNHPAADARPIRLHMPMSDERKWLRTTLIPQLLETAEYNIHRGEERVALFELSRVFITDEKKLKKLPEERWMVSALVTGEKIPSHWVGPSEPWDFFAAKGLIESLLKRIGVDGVDYQAEQLTGYHPGRTAKIRLDGEEVGLIGQLHPLVAEKHDLSDTIVFELELGPLVEAAQKSTVRFTPLPKYPATTRDLALVVDKRIAAGDLTDAIRETGGEILESVQLFDVFTGEQIGEGNKSVAYSLRYRSADKTLTDKEVNEVHDGIVRHLETRFGAALRS, from the coding sequence ATGCGGGTATCGTACCAATGGTTGCGGAAATATGTGGATTTGGAAGGGGTGACGCCGCGGCAGTTGGCGGAAGCGTTGACCCGGGGTGGCATTGAAGTGGATATCGTGGAAGCCCGGAATGAAGGACTGTCCCATGTGGTTGTCGGTTTGGTCGAAACAGTGGACCCCCACCCCAATGCCGATAAGCTGCGAGTATGCAGGGTGGACACGGGGGGAGAGGAGAAGCTGGGAATCGTTTGTGGTGCCGCCAATGTAGCCGCTGGTCAAAAAGTGCCCGTTGCGCTGCACGGGGCGACGTTGCCCGGGGGTATCAAAATCAAGAAATCGAAGTTGCGGGGAGTTGCTTCCCAAGGCATGATCTGTTCCGCGAAAGAATTGGGGATGCCGGAAAAACTCCTGCCAAAAGCCCAACAGGAAGGAATTTTGGTATTGCCGGAAGCGGCGGAAGTGGGTCAGCCGACGGAGGAAGTATTGGGCCTGAATGATTATGTGCTGGAGCTGGATTTGACGCCCAATCGTTCCGATTGTCTCAGCATGACGGGGGTGGCCTATGAGGTGGCAGCCGTGCTGGACCGAACCGTCACCCTTCCCGAAACGCTGGATGTTCCGCAAGGGGACGAAATCCAGGTGGAACTCGTACTGGAAGCGGAAGAAGACTGTGGATTGTATGGAGCCCAGGTGCTGGACGGGATTCGAATCGGAACTTCTCCGCAATGGTTGCAAAATCGGCTCCTGGCTGCGGGAATCCGCCCCATCAATAATGTGGTGGATGTGACCAACTATGTGATGTTGGAATGGGGCCAACCCTTGCACGCCTTTGATTACGATAAACTCTCCGGGGACGAGATCGTGGTACGCAAGGCGAATGCAGGTGAAACAATCACCACATTGGACGGGGTGACTCGTGCTTGCGACGATGAAACCCTATTGATTACAGATGGGGAGCGCCCAATCGCCATCGCAGGCGTGATGGGGGGAGAAGACTCCGAGGTGGGGGCTCATACCACACGGATCCTGCTGGAGTCCGCCTGGTTCTCTCCCACATCCGTTCGGCGGACGGCCCGGAAGTTGGGCCTTCGTTCTGAAGCCAGCAACCGCTTTGAAAAAGGAGTCGATCCGGCCGGGATCCGTCTGGCTTTGAAACGGGCTGTAGAACTGTTGATGGAGCTGGCGGATGCCCGCCCCGTCTCTCCCACTACGGTAGAACAGTTGGCTGCGATCGAAGATGTGACGATCACCCTGCGTCACCAACGACTCAATGGCATGCTCGGAGTGAAGATTGATGAATCCACCGTTTGCGACATCTTCCGACGTTTAGATTTCCCGGTAAAAGTGGAAGGCGAAGTCTATCAGGTGGAGGTGCCTTCCCGTCGGCCCGACATTTCCATCGAAGTGGACCTGATTGAAGAAGTGGCGCGTTTGTTTGGTTATGACCGGATTCCAAAAACCCTCCCGTGGGGGCAACAGTCTCCTGGGGCGCTCACCCCGGAGCAACGCTTGCGCCGAGTGATCCGACAAACGTTGCGCCATGCGGGGTTATCGGAAGTGATTAATTATAGCTTAACTTCGAAAAGCCGGCTGGAAGAGTTGAACCATCCGGCCGCCGATGCCCGTCCCATCCGTCTTCATATGCCCATGAGCGATGAACGGAAATGGCTCCGAACAACGCTGATTCCGCAGCTGCTGGAAACAGCGGAATACAATATTCACCGGGGAGAAGAACGGGTGGCCCTGTTTGAGTTAAGCCGGGTCTTTATTACCGATGAGAAAAAATTGAAGAAGCTGCCGGAAGAACGATGGATGGTATCCGCATTGGTTACCGGAGAGAAAATTCCCTCCCACTGGGTGGGACCATCCGAGCCTTGGGATTTCTTTGCGGCAAAAGGATTGATCGAGAGTCTATTGAAACGGATCGGTGTCGATGGGGTGGATTACCAGGCGGAACAACTGACAGGTTATCATCCCGGACGTACTGCCAAGATTCGATTAGACGGCGAAGAAGTCGGTTTGATCGGGCAGCTGCATCCCCTTGTGGCTGAAAAGCATGACTTGAGCGATACGATTGTGTTTGAACTGGAACTGGGTCCGTTGGTGGAAGCGGCACAAAAGAGTACTGTTCGTTTTACCCCTCTGCCCAAATATCCGGCAACCACCCGTGATTTGGCTTTGGTGGTGGATAAACGGATCGCTGCCGGCGATCTGACTGACGCAATCCGGGAAACCGGCGGGGAGATATTGGAGAGCGTTCAATTGTTCGACGTGTTTACCGGTGAACAAATCGGGGAAGGAAATAAGAGCGTTGCTTACTCCCTGCGCTATCGTTCCGCCGACAAAACCTTGACGGACAAAGAAGTGAACGAAGTGCATGACGGCATCGTGCGTCATCTGGAAACTCGTTTTGGTGCGGCTCTCAGAAGTTAG
- the pheS gene encoding phenylalanine--tRNA ligase subunit alpha, with the protein MRERLEALKEEARSLIQAAHDPEKLKQLRVKYLGKKGELTGVLRGMKDLSPEERPVVGSLANEVRSQLEQWMEAKERQISEALLEERLKAEAVDVTLPAHPRPFGGIHPLSAITEEIEDIFIGMGFEVAEGPEVEWDSYNFEALNFPKEHPARDMQDSFYITSDILLRTHTSPVQVHAMEEREGQVPVKVICPGKVYRRDDDDATHSHQFAQVEGLVVDRGISMGELHGTLEAFAEKMFAMELETRLRPSYFPFTEPSVEMDISCVQCGGNGCGMCKHTGWIEILGAGMVHPRVLEGAGYDSERYTGFAFGMGLERIALLKYGIDDIRQFYTNDLKFLRQFQSL; encoded by the coding sequence ATGCGGGAACGATTGGAAGCGTTAAAAGAAGAGGCTCGCTCTCTGATTCAGGCAGCCCATGATCCGGAGAAATTGAAGCAGCTCCGTGTGAAGTACCTTGGTAAAAAAGGCGAATTGACCGGTGTGTTGCGTGGAATGAAGGATCTCAGCCCGGAGGAGCGGCCTGTTGTCGGTAGTTTGGCCAACGAGGTTCGCAGTCAGTTGGAACAATGGATGGAAGCAAAGGAGCGGCAGATCAGCGAAGCGTTACTGGAAGAGCGCTTAAAAGCGGAGGCGGTGGATGTCACATTGCCGGCCCATCCGCGTCCTTTTGGCGGGATCCATCCCCTGAGTGCGATCACCGAAGAGATCGAGGACATTTTTATCGGGATGGGATTTGAAGTGGCAGAGGGACCGGAAGTGGAGTGGGACTCTTATAATTTTGAGGCGCTCAATTTTCCCAAGGAACATCCCGCCCGCGATATGCAGGATTCCTTCTATATTACCTCGGACATCCTTCTTCGTACGCATACTTCCCCTGTTCAGGTGCACGCCATGGAAGAACGGGAGGGTCAAGTGCCTGTCAAGGTGATCTGTCCCGGTAAAGTGTACCGACGGGATGATGATGACGCGACTCATTCCCATCAGTTTGCCCAGGTGGAAGGACTGGTGGTGGACCGGGGGATCTCCATGGGGGAACTGCACGGTACACTTGAAGCCTTTGCCGAAAAAATGTTTGCGATGGAGTTGGAGACCCGGCTTCGCCCCAGCTACTTCCCCTTTACCGAACCGAGTGTGGAGATGGACATCTCCTGTGTCCAGTGTGGGGGAAACGGATGCGGCATGTGCAAACATACGGGATGGATCGAAATTCTGGGTGCAGGGATGGTGCATCCGCGCGTGTTGGAAGGGGCCGGATACGATTCGGAACGCTATACCGGTTTTGCTTTCGGCATGGGACTGGAACGGATTGCTCTCTTGAAGTACGGGATTGATGATATCCGGCAATTTTATACCAATGACCTGAAGTTCCTGCGACAATTTCAATCGCTTTAA